Proteins co-encoded in one Flavobacterium fluviale genomic window:
- a CDS encoding TlpA family protein disulfide reductase translates to MKKTLLILALLFCIITSSKAQVVGTDIGDIAPEIDLPNPKGENVALSSLRGSLVLVDFWASWCGPCIKEQPLLLKMHNAYPDKLSIYGVSMDTKKPLWLGAIAKGKLPWTNVSDLKYWTSPVVGDYMLQSVPLNFLVDKNGIIVAKNIHGKALEDMVKSILEQ, encoded by the coding sequence ATGAAAAAAACTTTACTCATTTTAGCACTTTTATTTTGCATTATAACGAGTTCAAAAGCACAAGTTGTTGGAACAGACATTGGTGATATAGCTCCAGAAATTGATCTTCCGAATCCAAAAGGTGAAAATGTTGCACTTTCTTCTTTAAGAGGTTCCTTAGTTTTAGTAGATTTTTGGGCTTCTTGGTGCGGACCATGTATTAAAGAACAGCCATTACTGTTGAAAATGCATAATGCTTATCCAGACAAATTATCAATCTACGGCGTTTCTATGGATACCAAAAAACCGCTTTGGCTGGGAGCAATTGCAAAAGGAAAATTACCTTGGACAAATGTAAGTGACTTAAAATATTGGACTTCTCCTGTTGTAGGAGATTATATGCTGCAATCTGTTCCATTGAATTTTTTAGTGGATAAAAACGGAATTATAGTTGCAAAAAACATTCACGGCAAAGCGCTGGAGGATATGGTT
- a CDS encoding ArsR/SmtB family transcription factor produces the protein METIEIFKALSNKSRLQMLEWLKEPEINFPDQLQHAGFEHGVCVGQIQAKAGLTQSTVSEYLSILQRAGFIESKRVGQWTYYKRNEGAFEALSKLIQSNL, from the coding sequence ATGGAAACGATAGAAATATTTAAAGCTTTATCAAACAAGTCCAGACTGCAAATGCTGGAATGGCTTAAAGAACCCGAAATCAATTTTCCTGATCAATTACAGCATGCTGGATTTGAACATGGTGTTTGTGTTGGCCAAATTCAAGCCAAGGCGGGTTTAACACAATCTACAGTATCTGAATATCTGTCTATTTTACAGCGCGCCGGCTTTATCGAGTCGAAACGTGTTGGACAATGGACTTACTATAAACGCAACGAAGGTGCCTTTGAAGCACTCAGTAAATTAATTCAATCTAATTTGTAA
- a CDS encoding NADH:flavin oxidoreductase: protein MSTNNLFSEFKLKSLNLKNRIVMAPMTRSFSPNGVPTDEVAAYYQKRAEGEVGLILSEGTVIDRPSSSNDANVPHFYGDLALNGWKKVIDEVHAAGGSMGPQIWHMGIMDNHQSGWVPPVPFEGPSGLNRPDFRNGVSMTEKDIEDTILAFGKAAADAKRLGFDTIEIHGAHGYLIDQFFRAETNLREDIYGGKTLPERNRFAIEVVKEVRKQVGNDFAVIMRFSQFKPSDYNYKLAKNPQELEAWLTPLVDAGVDIIHASQRRFWEPEFEDSDLNFAGWAKKVTGATTITVGSVGLSGDFFGAFAGESSQPTSLEELNRRFDRGDFDLVAVGRPLLSDPNWVAKIKAGKTDQLKGFSKEALGELVLE from the coding sequence ATGAGTACAAACAACCTGTTTTCAGAATTTAAACTAAAATCGTTAAATCTGAAAAACCGAATCGTAATGGCGCCAATGACGCGCTCATTTTCTCCAAACGGAGTTCCAACTGACGAAGTAGCCGCTTACTACCAAAAAAGAGCTGAAGGCGAAGTTGGTTTAATATTATCTGAAGGAACTGTAATTGACAGACCTTCTTCTTCAAACGATGCTAATGTGCCGCATTTTTACGGAGATTTAGCTTTAAACGGATGGAAAAAAGTTATAGACGAAGTTCACGCTGCGGGAGGTTCTATGGGACCGCAGATCTGGCATATGGGAATTATGGACAATCATCAATCAGGATGGGTGCCGCCAGTTCCTTTTGAAGGTCCGTCTGGATTAAATCGTCCTGACTTTAGAAACGGAGTTTCTATGACTGAAAAAGATATTGAAGATACTATTCTTGCTTTTGGTAAAGCAGCTGCCGACGCTAAAAGATTAGGTTTTGATACTATCGAAATTCACGGTGCACACGGTTATTTAATCGACCAGTTTTTTAGAGCTGAAACCAATTTGCGTGAAGATATTTACGGTGGAAAAACATTGCCGGAACGTAATCGTTTTGCTATTGAAGTTGTAAAAGAAGTGAGAAAACAAGTTGGAAACGACTTTGCTGTTATCATGCGTTTTTCTCAATTTAAACCTTCTGATTACAATTATAAATTAGCTAAAAATCCGCAGGAATTAGAAGCTTGGCTTACTCCTCTTGTTGATGCTGGTGTTGATATTATTCACGCTTCGCAACGCCGTTTCTGGGAACCTGAATTTGAAGATTCTGATTTGAACTTTGCAGGATGGGCTAAAAAAGTAACAGGAGCAACAACTATTACTGTTGGTTCTGTTGGTCTTTCTGGTGATTTCTTTGGCGCTTTTGCTGGAGAAAGTTCTCAGCCGACTTCTTTAGAAGAATTAAACAGACGTTTCGATAGAGGCGATTTTGATTTAGTTGCTGTTGGAAGACCTCTTCTATCTGATCCGAATTGGGTTGCTAAAATTAAAGCTGGGAAAACAGATCAATTGAAAGGTTTTAGTAAAGAGGCTTTAGGGGAATTGGTTTTAGAATAA